The Setaria viridis chromosome 6, Setaria_viridis_v4.0, whole genome shotgun sequence genome contains a region encoding:
- the LOC117861520 gene encoding uncharacterized protein, whose product MHLVLDSSSDDDSDDFLISITHVAVNANESDDETKHRGSIIGHQVLQRDRQTGHQRLYQDYFSDDPTYGHSYFRRRFRMRRTLFVRIWNAVEQHDEYFVQKRNAAGVLGLSSPQKITAAFRMLTYGVVADAIDDYIRIGESTAIESLRRFVSFVVEIFGDEYLRSPNEDDTARLLAIGESRGFPAEGQAPKVNYTINNNEYAMGYYLADVIYPSWATIVKSIPEPQGSKKKYFATAQEACRKDVERAFGVLQSRFAIVRGAARFWDQDTIGQIMRACVIMHNMIVENERDEGLCHYAQHDS is encoded by the exons ATGCATCTAGTGTTGGATTCGTCGTCAGATGATGATAGTGATGATTTCTTAATCTCTATTACTCATGTGGCCGTGAATGCGAATGAGTCCgatgatgaaacaaaacatcgTGGTTCTATCATAGGTCATCAAGTACTTCAGCGagatagacagacagggcatcaaaggttgtatcaagattatttttcagATGATCCTACGTACGGACATAGTTATTTCAGACGACG GTTTCGAATGAGGCGTACACTGTTTGTACGCATATGGAATGCCGTAGAGCAACATGATGAATATTTCGTTCAGAAAAGAAACGCTGCCGGTGTGCTTGGCCTTTCTAGTCCGCAAAAGATTACCGCAGCATTTCGGATGTTAACTTATGGAGTAGTAGCTGATGCTATAGATGATTATATCCGTATTGGTGAGAGTACTGCTATTGAGAGTCTGAGAAGGTTTGTCAGTTTTGTTGTTGAGATTTTTGGAGATGAGTACTTGAGATCACCTAATGAAGATGATACTGCTAGATTACTTGCCATCGGAGAGAGTAGAGGTTTTCCTG CTGAAGGTCAAGCTCCAAAGGTGAATTATACCATTAATAATAATGAATATGCAATGGgttattatcttgctgatgTCATATATCCCTCATGGGCTACAATTGTGAAGAGTATACCTGAACCACAAGGTAgcaagaagaaatattttgcaactgCCCAAGAAGCTTGTAGGAAGGACGTGGAACGAGCATTTGGGGTTTTACAGTCTCGTTTCGCTATCGTTAGGGGGGCAGCTCGATTTTGGGATCAAGACACCATCGGACAAATCATGAGGGCTTGTGTCATTATGCACAACATGATAGTTGAGAATGAGCGTGATGAGGGCTTGTGTCATTATGCACAACATGATAGTTGA